In Anseongella ginsenosidimutans, one genomic interval encodes:
- a CDS encoding NADH-quinone oxidoreductase subunit C, which translates to MGVITNQGILDKLNAQFPDAIQDVSEPKGLLTFATGREKLPEIIRFLKEDASLAFRFLTDLTGVHYPDRELPLGVVYHLQSMALNRRLRIKAFLPLNDPRIETLTNLFPGANWMERETYDFFGIIFEGHPDLRRILNMDDMVAFPMRKEFPLEDPNRRDKNDDFFGR; encoded by the coding sequence ATGGGAGTGATTACCAATCAGGGTATCCTGGACAAATTAAACGCTCAATTTCCGGATGCAATTCAGGACGTTTCTGAACCGAAGGGCTTGCTGACTTTTGCTACTGGGCGGGAGAAATTACCGGAAATCATCCGCTTTCTGAAAGAAGATGCATCGCTTGCTTTTCGTTTTTTAACAGATCTTACCGGCGTGCATTATCCTGACCGGGAACTTCCGCTGGGCGTCGTGTACCATTTGCAAAGTATGGCCCTTAACCGGCGTCTGCGTATAAAGGCATTTCTGCCCCTGAACGATCCGCGTATTGAAACGCTAACAAACCTGTTCCCCGGGGCCAACTGGATGGAACGCGAAACATATGACTTTTTTGGGATTATTTTCGAAGGACACCCGGATTTGCGGCGGATCCTGAATATGGATGACATGGTCGCATTTCCCATGCGGAAGGAATTTCCGCTGGAAGACCCCAATAGAAGAGATAAGAATGACGACTTTTTTGGAAGATAA
- a CDS encoding NADH-quinone oxidoreductase subunit B yields the protein MSEIQLVNAPAGVEGSGFFATSLDKAVGLARSHSLWPLPFATSCCGIEFMATMGANYDIARFGSERPSFSPRQADLLMVMGTIAKKMGPVLRQVYLQMAEPRWVMAVGACASSGGIFDTYSVMQGIDEVIPVDVYVPGCPPRPEAIIDGLMRVQQLVRGESLRRRGSDEYRELMAKYGIQ from the coding sequence ATGAGTGAAATACAATTAGTTAATGCGCCTGCGGGAGTGGAAGGCTCCGGCTTTTTCGCAACCAGCCTTGATAAGGCGGTGGGTTTGGCCCGGTCGCATTCCTTGTGGCCGTTACCTTTTGCTACCTCCTGCTGCGGCATTGAGTTCATGGCTACCATGGGCGCGAATTATGATATTGCCCGTTTCGGATCCGAGCGCCCAAGCTTTTCACCCAGGCAGGCCGATCTGCTGATGGTGATGGGGACCATCGCGAAAAAGATGGGCCCGGTTCTAAGGCAGGTGTACCTTCAGATGGCGGAGCCGCGCTGGGTAATGGCGGTCGGCGCCTGCGCCTCCAGCGGCGGTATATTTGATACTTATAGCGTGATGCAGGGAATCGATGAAGTGATCCCGGTGGATGTTTACGTTCCGGGTTGCCCGCCCCGGCCCGAGGCCATTATTGACGGGCTCATGCGCGTACAGCAATTGGTGAGGGGTGAATCGCTCCGGCGCAGGGGATCTGACGAATATAGGGAGTTAATGGCTAAATACGGGATACAGTAA
- a CDS encoding NADH-quinone oxidoreductase subunit A: MLLQSSAGSYLPIMIQGIMALAFVGITMAVTHLVGPKRHTVDKLTPFEAGISSVGNARSPFSIKYFLVAILFVLFDVEVIFMYPWAVNFRELGTKGMIEMFVFMGMLLLGFVYIIKKGALKWE, translated from the coding sequence ATGCTTTTACAAAGTTCAGCGGGCAGCTATTTACCCATAATGATTCAGGGTATTATGGCGCTTGCTTTTGTGGGAATTACCATGGCGGTTACCCATCTTGTAGGCCCTAAGCGGCATACCGTTGACAAACTTACCCCGTTTGAGGCGGGGATAAGTTCGGTTGGAAATGCGCGCTCCCCTTTTTCCATTAAATATTTCCTGGTTGCCATTCTTTTCGTTCTTTTTGACGTGGAGGTGATCTTTATGTATCCCTGGGCGGTAAACTTCCGGGAACTTGGAACAAAGGGCATGATAGAAATGTTTGTATTTATGGGCATGCTGCTATTGGGCTTCGTGTATATTATAAAAAAAGGCGCCCTGAAATGGGAGTAA
- a CDS encoding tetratricopeptide repeat protein — translation MNVIKKVVLLLAIGLCAVVTVNGQDIQQAIDAIENEQYAQAKSVLNGINTAESQYYLGDIALKEGDMEAAKAAFQKGIQADDEFPLNYVGLGRIDLSNENTAAAQANFAKAEEQLRRKVRDPRTYIEIMKAYGKAGMYDKGVEYGQKAIAVDDENASLYIALGDIYALRDGTNLSNAVANYDKAIALNPENPEVYTRLAVAWFRAQNMPRAQEFLDKAIQVDPEFAPAYRTKADIFYLSDSLNAAIEVYESKYLALSNRSCEALTTYVQMLFMNGDAEKANKEIAGLRQNCSGIPQMDRMEGIAAYETGDYQKAATALEKFVSSNPEEMIQPFDYIYLGKAYAQLGQGDKIGGILDKAIAISDSTNQESIMKVYDEMITAFEDAEKWAEAGKIYQEKIDKFESYPKKNADLQSMAIAYTKAKDYQMADQAIAQLIEKEPEFIGGYVMRAQIHAQDTSDFAAAKPHYEKLISVIGDKVSEGKNQQYLAEAYNYLGAYYYTVEKDIDKSIASFEKTLEYDPSNSRAANAAEQLKKVKEQMEARQRALEERAQQQSGG, via the coding sequence ATGAATGTGATTAAGAAAGTAGTACTGCTGTTAGCAATCGGTTTGTGCGCCGTTGTTACGGTAAACGGACAAGACATCCAGCAGGCTATAGATGCGATTGAAAATGAGCAATATGCGCAGGCGAAATCAGTACTCAACGGCATCAACACCGCTGAAAGTCAGTATTACCTGGGTGATATTGCCCTGAAAGAAGGGGATATGGAAGCAGCTAAAGCAGCTTTCCAGAAGGGGATCCAGGCAGACGACGAATTCCCGTTGAATTACGTAGGCTTGGGCCGCATTGATCTTTCCAATGAGAATACGGCAGCTGCCCAGGCAAATTTTGCAAAAGCAGAAGAACAGCTCCGTCGCAAGGTGAGGGATCCGCGCACGTACATAGAGATCATGAAGGCCTACGGTAAGGCCGGAATGTATGACAAAGGCGTTGAATACGGACAGAAAGCAATTGCTGTGGACGATGAAAACGCATCCCTGTACATCGCGCTTGGTGATATCTATGCCCTAAGGGACGGAACTAACCTTTCTAACGCAGTGGCAAATTACGATAAGGCAATTGCCTTAAATCCCGAGAATCCTGAGGTTTACACCCGTCTTGCTGTAGCCTGGTTCAGGGCTCAGAACATGCCGAGGGCCCAGGAATTCCTGGACAAGGCCATTCAGGTTGACCCGGAATTTGCCCCGGCTTACCGCACGAAGGCGGATATTTTTTACCTGAGCGACAGTCTTAATGCTGCCATTGAAGTATATGAGTCCAAGTACCTGGCGCTTTCCAACCGTTCCTGCGAGGCATTGACCACTTATGTGCAGATGCTCTTTATGAATGGCGATGCTGAAAAGGCAAACAAGGAAATTGCCGGCCTTCGCCAGAACTGTTCCGGTATTCCGCAAATGGACCGTATGGAAGGTATTGCCGCTTATGAAACCGGCGATTACCAGAAAGCGGCTACTGCACTGGAAAAGTTCGTTAGTTCGAACCCCGAGGAAATGATACAGCCCTTTGACTATATTTACCTGGGAAAGGCCTATGCACAGCTTGGTCAGGGTGATAAGATCGGAGGAATACTTGACAAAGCGATTGCTATTTCCGATTCAACCAACCAGGAAAGCATTATGAAGGTATACGATGAAATGATCACCGCCTTCGAAGATGCTGAAAAATGGGCTGAAGCAGGTAAAATTTACCAGGAAAAGATCGACAAGTTCGAAAGCTATCCTAAAAAGAATGCCGATCTGCAGAGCATGGCAATTGCCTATACGAAAGCGAAAGATTACCAAATGGCAGATCAGGCCATTGCGCAGCTGATTGAAAAAGAACCTGAATTCATTGGAGGGTACGTGATGCGCGCCCAGATCCATGCCCAGGATACCTCTGATTTTGCAGCTGCAAAGCCGCATTATGAGAAGCTGATCTCGGTAATCGGAGATAAGGTGAGCGAAGGCAAAAATCAGCAATACCTCGCAGAAGCATATAATTACCTGGGAGCGTACTATTATACCGTCGAAAAGGATATTGACAAGTCTATTGCCAGCTTTGAAAAGACGCTGGAATATGATCCTTCCAATAGCCGTGCGGCAAATGCGGCGGAGCAGCTCAAAAAGGTGAAGGAACAGATGGAGGCCAGGCAGCGAGCGCTTGAAGAGCGTGCGCAGCAACAGAGCGGCGGATAA
- the nuoE gene encoding complex I 24 kDa subunit family protein, giving the protein MEIETREIRFSEERLAEVRQILQRYPEGRQKSALLPLLHIAQAEFDNWLSPDVMDYVAGLLDIEPIEVYEVASFYTMFNLRPVGKYVLEICRTGPCCLVGAEKVQAHIEEKLGIKPGETTPDGMFTLKPVECLAACGFGPVMQVGATYYEKLTPERTDELLERFRNENKRATYC; this is encoded by the coding sequence ATGGAAATTGAAACAAGGGAAATAAGGTTTTCGGAGGAAAGGTTGGCAGAGGTGCGGCAGATCCTGCAGCGTTACCCGGAAGGCCGGCAGAAGTCGGCGCTGCTTCCTTTGCTCCACATTGCACAGGCGGAGTTTGATAACTGGTTAAGCCCTGATGTAATGGATTATGTAGCGGGCTTACTGGATATTGAGCCGATAGAAGTATATGAAGTAGCTTCCTTCTATACCATGTTCAACCTGCGGCCGGTAGGTAAATATGTCCTGGAGATTTGCCGGACGGGACCCTGCTGCCTTGTTGGAGCCGAGAAGGTCCAGGCGCATATCGAAGAAAAACTGGGGATCAAGCCGGGAGAAACGACCCCCGACGGGATGTTCACCCTTAAGCCGGTCGAATGCCTGGCAGCCTGCGGCTTCGGCCCCGTAATGCAGGTAGGTGCAACGTATTACGAAAAACTTACCCCGGAAAGAACGGATGAGCTGCTGGAGCGGTTCAGAAATGAAAATAAGAGGGCAACGTATTGTTAA
- a CDS encoding NADH-quinone oxidoreductase subunit D has protein sequence MTTFLEDKALQKDITTLNLGPTHPATHGVFQNVLKMDGERIVSADPTIGYIHRAFEKIAEHRPFYQITPLTDRLNYCSAPINNMGWHMTVEKMLGLELPKRVDYLRVIVMELSRIADHLICNGILGVDSGAYSGFLYLFEEREKIYDIFEEICGARLTTNVGRIGGFERDFSDKAFDRIRQFLKEFPPVMKDFEKLFNRNRIFIDRCTGVSPITVEQALGYSWTGPLLRAAGLDYDVRVLEPYSSYDDFEFEVPVGTSGDCYDRFIVRNEEIWQSLRIIEQALEKLKKEPEGLFHAHVPEFYLPPKQEVYNNMEALIYHFKIVMGEIENPATEVYHAVEGANGELGFYLVTDGGRSPFRLHFRRPSFINYQAYPDLIIGGLLSDAILTMSSMNVIAGELDA, from the coding sequence ATGACGACTTTTTTGGAAGATAAGGCGCTGCAGAAGGACATCACCACGTTGAACCTGGGCCCTACGCACCCGGCGACGCACGGGGTATTCCAGAATGTGCTGAAAATGGATGGGGAGCGGATCGTATCTGCTGATCCCACAATCGGGTATATTCACAGGGCATTCGAAAAAATCGCCGAACACCGGCCATTTTACCAGATAACCCCGCTGACCGATCGCCTGAATTATTGCTCAGCTCCCATTAACAATATGGGCTGGCATATGACCGTTGAAAAGATGCTCGGCCTGGAGCTGCCCAAGAGGGTGGATTATCTGCGGGTGATCGTTATGGAACTGAGCCGCATTGCCGACCACCTTATATGCAATGGAATTCTTGGTGTGGACAGCGGCGCCTATTCCGGTTTCCTTTATCTATTTGAAGAACGGGAAAAGATCTACGATATTTTTGAAGAAATATGCGGCGCCCGCCTTACCACCAATGTCGGGCGTATCGGCGGTTTTGAGCGGGACTTTAGCGACAAGGCATTTGACCGGATCAGGCAATTTCTGAAGGAGTTTCCGCCGGTAATGAAGGATTTTGAAAAACTCTTTAACCGGAACAGGATCTTTATTGACCGCTGTACCGGGGTGAGTCCCATTACCGTAGAGCAGGCCCTGGGATACAGCTGGACCGGCCCGCTGCTTCGGGCAGCCGGCCTGGATTACGATGTACGCGTCCTGGAGCCCTATTCCTCCTACGATGATTTTGAATTTGAAGTTCCGGTAGGTACGAGCGGGGATTGTTATGACCGCTTTATTGTCAGGAACGAAGAAATATGGCAAAGCCTGCGTATCATAGAGCAGGCGCTCGAAAAGTTAAAAAAAGAGCCGGAAGGCCTGTTCCACGCCCATGTACCCGAGTTTTATCTTCCTCCGAAACAGGAAGTTTATAATAACATGGAAGCGCTCATTTATCATTTTAAGATTGTAATGGGCGAGATTGAAAACCCCGCAACCGAAGTTTATCACGCGGTGGAGGGGGCCAATGGCGAACTGGGATTTTACCTGGTTACTGACGGGGGGCGTTCTCCGTTCCGGCTTCATTTCAGGCGGCCAAGCTTTATAAATTACCAGGCCTATCCTGATCTTATTATTGGCGGCCTGTTGTCAGACGCGATCCTGACAATGAGTAGCATGAATGTGATCGCAGGGGAACTCGATGCTTAA
- the nuoF gene encoding NADH-quinone oxidoreductase subunit NuoF, with amino-acid sequence MGVKILTQHSGVPGIDTFEVYRKQGGYAAVEKALKSMSPEEVLEEVKKSGLRGRGGAGFPTGLKWSFLAKPEGVPRYLVCNADESEPGTFKDRELMSRNPHSLIEGMIVSSYALGANTSYIYVRGELFYVIRILEKAIAEAYEKGLLGKNILGTGYDLDLYVQPGGGAYICGEETALIESLEGKRGNPRIKPPFPAVSGVWGCPTVVNNVETIAATSWIILNGGDEYAKIGIGRSTGTKLISACGNINQPGIYEIELGLPVEEFIYSDEYCGGIAGGKRLKAVVAGGSSVPVLPANLILKTIAGEPRLMTYESLADGGFATGTMMGSGGFIAMDEDACIVRNTWNFTRFYHHESCGQCSPCREGTGWMEKVLHRIEYGHGKMSDIDLLVDVAAKIEGNTICPLGDAAAWPVGSAIRHFREEFEWHVKEPRLSQQQNYGLAAYADPLPVPVTEES; translated from the coding sequence ATGGGAGTGAAGATCTTAACACAGCATAGCGGCGTTCCCGGTATCGATACCTTCGAAGTATACCGGAAACAGGGTGGCTACGCAGCCGTGGAAAAAGCCCTGAAGAGCATGAGTCCTGAAGAAGTACTTGAAGAAGTAAAGAAATCGGGCTTGCGGGGACGCGGCGGCGCCGGGTTTCCTACCGGGCTTAAATGGAGCTTCCTGGCAAAACCGGAAGGCGTACCCCGTTACCTGGTATGCAATGCCGACGAAAGTGAGCCGGGTACCTTTAAGGACCGCGAACTGATGAGCAGGAACCCCCACTCGCTCATCGAGGGCATGATCGTATCAAGTTACGCCCTGGGCGCGAATACTTCCTATATCTATGTGCGCGGAGAACTGTTCTATGTGATCCGGATCCTGGAAAAAGCTATTGCGGAAGCCTACGAAAAAGGGCTTCTTGGGAAAAATATACTGGGCACCGGCTACGACCTGGACCTGTACGTGCAGCCAGGCGGGGGAGCTTATATCTGCGGTGAAGAAACCGCGTTAATAGAGTCATTGGAAGGAAAGCGCGGAAATCCCAGGATCAAACCGCCGTTTCCCGCCGTTTCAGGCGTATGGGGATGCCCTACCGTAGTCAATAACGTGGAAACCATTGCCGCCACCAGCTGGATCATCCTGAATGGCGGAGATGAATACGCAAAGATCGGCATCGGGCGCAGTACCGGTACGAAGCTGATCTCGGCCTGCGGAAATATTAATCAACCCGGAATCTACGAAATTGAACTGGGGCTGCCGGTAGAAGAATTTATTTATTCCGATGAGTACTGCGGCGGCATTGCCGGGGGAAAGCGGTTAAAAGCCGTGGTGGCGGGTGGTTCGTCCGTACCTGTACTGCCGGCCAACCTTATTCTGAAAACCATAGCGGGTGAGCCGCGGCTGATGACCTATGAGTCCCTGGCTGATGGCGGTTTTGCTACCGGCACCATGATGGGTTCGGGGGGCTTTATCGCCATGGATGAGGACGCCTGCATTGTACGTAATACCTGGAATTTTACACGTTTTTATCATCATGAATCCTGCGGGCAATGCAGTCCCTGCCGTGAAGGTACCGGCTGGATGGAAAAGGTATTGCACCGCATCGAATACGGGCATGGGAAAATGAGTGATATCGACCTGCTGGTGGATGTGGCGGCAAAAATCGAAGGCAATACCATTTGTCCTCTTGGTGATGCCGCCGCCTGGCCGGTGGGAAGCGCCATCAGGCATTTCCGGGAAGAATTCGAATGGCATGTAAAGGAACCCAGGTTAAGCCAGCAACAAAACTACGGCCTGGCCGCTTATGCCGACCCGCTGCCTGTCCCCGTGACGGAGGAAAGCTGA